From the genome of Glycine max cultivar Williams 82 chromosome 2, Glycine_max_v4.0, whole genome shotgun sequence, one region includes:
- the LOC100796140 gene encoding Outer envelope pore protein 16, chloroplastic-like — MPSARLSGSPRLDVAIDMGNPFLNLTVDGFLKIGAVAATRSAAEDTYHIIRNGNISSHDFEKTLKKMCKEGVYWGTLAGVYLGMEYGVERIRGTRDWKNAMIGGAVTATLLSVATTNNKDKIVPDAITGAAIATAAEFINYLT; from the exons ATGCCTTCGGCGAGGCTTTCAGGGTCACCAAGGCTCGACGTTGCTATTGACATGGGCAATCCATTTCTCAATCTCACTGTTGATGGTTTCCTTAAGATCGGAgct GTCGCAGCCACGCGATCAGCTGCTGAAGATACTTATCATATTATCCGAAACG GGAATATCTCAAGTCATGATTTCGAGAAAACG ttgaagaagatgtgtaAAGAAGGTGTATATTGGG GAACTTTAGCTGGTGTTTATCTTGGAATGGAATATGGGGTAGAGAGGATCCGTGGCACCAGAGATTGG AAGAATGCCATGATTGGGGGTGCAGTAACTGCGACTCTGTTATCTGTTGCCACCACCAACAACAAAGACAAAATTGTACCTGATGCCATTACTGGGGCAGCAATTGCTACTGCTGCAGAGTTCATAAATTACCTTACCTGA